The Kribbella jejuensis region CGGCCAGGCCTCGGCGTCGAGGGAGCCGGCGACGTTGTGCAGGGTGATCCAGCCCATACCGATCGACTCGACGTTGTGTTCGTCGAGGTAGCGCATCCATTCGTCGTACCTGGTCGGGTACTGCGGGGTGCCGTGCAGGCCGGCGTCGCGCAGCCAGAGTTCGACGTACTCCGTGGTGTCGAGCTGCTCGCGCTGCACGGCCCAGGCCTGGCGGTCCGTCGTCCAGCCCGCGAGGCGGTCCTGCCAGTCCTCCCCGCGTACGCAGGTCCAGTTGGCGAGGACCTGACACCAGCCGCCCTCGGTGAGGTGGTCGGGTGCTTGCTTGACGAGCTGCTCGACGACGGCGTCGCCGGTGAACCCGGTCTCGCGGTACGTGAGGTCGCCGCCGGGTGGGGAGATGACGTACGGCGGGTTGCTGACGATCAGGTCGAACCGCTCGCCCCGCACCGGCTCGTACAAACTGCCGTCGCGAAGGTCGAGGTCGACGTGGTTGAGCGCTGCCGTCGCCCGGGCGAGCTGCAGCGCGCGCGGGTTGACGTCGGTCGCGACGATCTGATTGACCCGGTCGGCCAGATGCAGCGACTGCACGCCACACCCGGTCCCGACGTCAAGCGCCCGCTCCACCTTCACCGGCACCGTCAACTGCACCAAACTGAGACTGGCCGGCGCGATCCCGAGCACATAATCGGACCGCATGACCTCCCGCCGCCCGTCCAGTCCCGGGGTGAGATCCGCGACCACCCACCACTCCCGCTCCTCATCCGCGAACGGCCGGATGTCCAGAAGCGCCTTCACCTCGCTCCCGCTGCGCTCAACGATGCCCAGAGCAACCAGATCCACGCCCGGAAATGCCTTGCTCACGAGGGTTTCCGAGACCGGACGCTGCAGCAGGAACAACC contains the following coding sequences:
- a CDS encoding DUF7059 domain-containing protein, giving the protein MELTGTVVAGLRAAFEAAGYTVGGVGARLGEQANGALARNETAPAVRRTAAGDALDTMIRLFLLQRPVSETLVSKAFPGVDLVALGIVERSGSEVKALLDIRPFADEEREWWVVADLTPGLDGRREVMRSDYVLGIAPASLSLVQLTVPVKVERALDVGTGCGVQSLHLADRVNQIVATDVNPRALQLARATAALNHVDLDLRDGSLYEPVRGERFDLIVSNPPYVISPPGGDLTYRETGFTGDAVVEQLVKQAPDHLTEGGWCQVLANWTCVRGEDWQDRLAGWTTDRQAWAVQREQLDTTEYVELWLRDAGLHGTPQYPTRYDEWMRYLDEHNVESIGMGWITLHNVAGSLDAEAWPYEIERPIGPHVLHRFERREGLPKDLTALHLRVADDVVQETTGQPGADDPATIVLRRQRGMRRAEQVDTIMAGFVGACDGDLSTGQILAALADLTDRPVVDVLSDYLPQIGNLVVEGFLDY